A region of Roseobacter litoralis Och 149 DNA encodes the following proteins:
- a CDS encoding ABC transporter substrate-binding protein, translating into MKYLITAAALCVATPAFAQDKMTLLLDWFINPDHGPIIVAEELGYFADQGLEVEIIPPADPSAPPKLVAAGQGDIAVSYQPSQHLHVAEGLPLIRVGTLVATPLNCLLVLKDGPIKEISQLKGGTIGFSVAGVEEAVLSAMLGRHGVTLDDVEMVNVNFSLSPSLMSGQVDAVIGAYRNFELNQMEIEGVEGRCFYVEEEGVPTYDELIYVANPDRMDTDQIRRFLRATELATQYIVNNPQASWELFKGYAPELDDELNAKAWGDTLPRFALRPEALDEGRYTRFEAFLAESGLVEGTRPVSALAVDLGAE; encoded by the coding sequence ATGAAATACCTCATCACCGCAGCGGCGCTATGTGTCGCGACACCAGCCTTCGCTCAAGACAAGATGACCCTGCTGCTGGATTGGTTCATCAACCCCGATCACGGTCCGATCATCGTGGCCGAAGAGCTGGGCTATTTCGCCGATCAAGGCCTTGAGGTCGAGATCATCCCCCCCGCTGATCCATCAGCCCCGCCGAAACTCGTGGCGGCTGGCCAAGGTGACATCGCCGTCAGCTACCAACCCAGCCAACATCTGCACGTGGCCGAAGGTCTGCCGCTGATCCGTGTGGGCACTTTGGTGGCAACGCCGCTCAACTGCCTGTTGGTTCTGAAAGACGGCCCCATCAAGGAGATCAGCCAGCTCAAGGGCGGCACAATCGGTTTTTCCGTGGCGGGCGTCGAAGAGGCGGTTCTAAGTGCGATGCTGGGTCGCCACGGTGTCACGCTGGATGATGTCGAGATGGTCAATGTGAACTTCTCGCTCAGCCCGTCGTTGATGTCGGGTCAGGTTGACGCGGTCATCGGAGCCTACCGCAATTTTGAGCTGAACCAGATGGAGATTGAGGGCGTTGAGGGGCGCTGTTTTTATGTCGAGGAAGAGGGCGTACCGACCTATGACGAATTGATCTACGTGGCGAACCCAGACCGGATGGATACCGATCAGATTCGCCGCTTTTTGCGTGCGACGGAACTGGCGACACAATATATCGTCAATAACCCGCAGGCATCGTGGGAGCTGTTCAAAGGCTACGCGCCTGAGCTGGACGACGAACTGAACGCAAAGGCGTGGGGTGACACGCTGCCCCGTTTCGCATTGCGCCCTGAAGCGCTGGATGAAGGGCGCTACACACGGTTCGAAGCGTTTCTTGCCGAGAGTGGTCTGGTTGAGGGCACGCGCCCTGTCTCGGCCCTTGCCGTCGATCTGGGGGCAGAATGA
- a CDS encoding HesA/MoeB/ThiF family protein: MSRYARQTAVLGHAAQDKLAGSSVLVIGGGGLAAPVMQYLVGAGVGQIRIADADVISLSNLHRQTLFRETDIGLPKVDVVAKAMAALNPDTTIEPIRQRVDPANIATLCEGMTLILDCADSFAVSYIASDYCLGTGQPLVSASVVGRDGYVGGFCGGKPGLRAVFPDLPGQLGSCDTDGVLGPSVGVIGSLQAQMAIAVLTGDLHVLGQLVTFDAGGMRFGGFRFDTASDPAPNPAFIAPRDIAVTDFLIDLRAKDEKGPILPRATRHAVSDFGPHGPTPDANQRAVLACRSGLRAWQAADRLSQHWQGEIKLLALGE; this comes from the coding sequence ATGAGCCGCTATGCCCGCCAGACTGCGGTACTGGGACATGCCGCGCAGGATAAGCTGGCAGGGTCGTCTGTCCTCGTTATCGGTGGCGGCGGTCTGGCCGCCCCTGTGATGCAATACCTCGTGGGTGCGGGTGTCGGCCAAATCCGAATTGCGGATGCAGATGTCATAAGCCTGTCCAACCTGCACCGCCAAACGTTGTTTCGCGAGACTGACATCGGCTTGCCAAAAGTCGATGTGGTCGCAAAGGCGATGGCTGCATTAAACCCTGACACGACCATTGAACCCATTCGCCAGCGCGTCGATCCAGCCAATATTGCAACCCTTTGCGAGGGTATGACACTGATCCTGGATTGTGCAGACAGTTTCGCGGTCAGCTATATCGCGTCTGATTATTGCCTTGGGACAGGTCAGCCCCTCGTCAGCGCCAGCGTCGTGGGCCGCGACGGTTATGTCGGTGGCTTTTGTGGCGGCAAACCGGGGTTGCGCGCGGTTTTTCCCGATCTGCCGGGTCAGCTTGGGTCTTGTGATACAGACGGCGTACTGGGGCCAAGTGTCGGTGTGATCGGCAGCCTTCAGGCGCAGATGGCGATCGCAGTCCTGACGGGCGATCTGCACGTCTTGGGGCAGCTTGTAACCTTTGACGCGGGCGGGATGCGGTTTGGGGGCTTCCGCTTTGACACGGCATCAGACCCTGCGCCCAATCCCGCCTTTATCGCCCCGCGCGACATCGCCGTGACTGATTTTCTGATCGACCTGCGCGCGAAAGATGAAAAGGGGCCAATCCTACCGCGGGCAACGCGCCATGCCGTGTCCGATTTTGGGCCACATGGCCCCACACCTGACGCAAACCAACGTGCCGTTCTGGCCTGTCGGTCAGGCCTGCGTGCCTGGCAGGCGGCGGACCGGCTTTCACAACACTGGCAGGGCGAGATCAAACTTCTCGCTCTCGGAGAGTAA
- a CDS encoding thiamine phosphate synthase codes for MTLPRFYPIFDDVAWLRRMLPLGVKLVQLRIKDQPQDALRAQLTESRELCRAHSALLVVNDHWQLAIDLDCDWVHLGQEDLDAADVAAIRSAGLKLGISTHDKAELARALELKPDYVALGPIYPTILKKMKWHQQGVEKLSEWKDRVGDIPLVAIGGMSTDRAPGAFDAGADVVSAVTDITLHDDPEGRVREWLEVCG; via the coding sequence ATGACGCTGCCCCGCTTTTACCCGATCTTTGATGATGTGGCCTGGCTGCGGCGCATGCTGCCCTTGGGGGTCAAGCTCGTGCAACTGCGCATCAAAGACCAGCCGCAAGATGCACTGCGCGCCCAACTGACCGAAAGCCGCGAGTTGTGCCGTGCCCATAGTGCACTGCTGGTGGTCAATGATCACTGGCAGCTGGCCATTGATCTGGATTGCGACTGGGTGCATTTGGGTCAGGAAGACCTTGATGCGGCCGATGTGGCGGCGATCCGTTCCGCCGGACTTAAGCTTGGGATTTCGACCCATGACAAAGCCGAACTGGCACGCGCGCTGGAGTTGAAACCAGACTATGTTGCACTGGGGCCGATCTATCCGACGATCCTGAAAAAGATGAAATGGCATCAGCAGGGCGTTGAGAAGCTCAGCGAATGGAAAGACCGTGTGGGCGATATCCCTCTTGTCGCCATCGGCGGGATGAGCACGGACCGCGCACCGGGGGCATTTGACGCCGGGGCGGATGTTGTCTCGGCCGTTACGGACATTACGCTGCACGACGATCCAGAGGGCCGCGTCAGGGAATGGCTGGAGGTCTGCGGATGA
- a CDS encoding thiazole synthase, with product MPTFYGTEVTSRLMLGTAQYPSPAILADAFRRSDAGIATVSVRREAGGDQAGQDFWALIRDLGVAVLPNTAGCYSVREAVTTAQMARELFDTNWIKLEVIGHADTLQPDPFGLLEAAAQLAEDGFEVFPYCTEDLVLCERLVEVGCKVLMPWGAPIGTGLGLNNIYGLRSLRAHFPDTPLVVDAGLGLPSHAAQAMELGYDAVLLNTAVSKAGDPAAMARAFALAVEAGALAAGADPMDARDMAAPSTPVFGKAML from the coding sequence ATGCCCACTTTCTACGGCACAGAAGTGACATCCCGGCTGATGCTGGGCACCGCGCAATACCCGTCGCCCGCAATTTTGGCGGATGCTTTTCGCCGCTCGGACGCAGGGATTGCCACGGTTTCAGTGCGGCGCGAGGCGGGTGGTGATCAGGCGGGGCAGGATTTCTGGGCGTTGATCCGGGATCTGGGTGTCGCCGTGCTTCCCAACACCGCAGGCTGTTATTCGGTGCGCGAGGCCGTGACCACTGCCCAGATGGCCCGCGAGTTGTTCGACACCAACTGGATCAAGCTTGAGGTCATCGGCCACGCCGACACCTTGCAACCTGATCCCTTCGGGCTTCTCGAAGCAGCCGCACAACTGGCCGAGGACGGGTTTGAAGTGTTCCCTTATTGCACCGAAGACTTGGTGCTGTGCGAGCGGCTGGTTGAGGTCGGCTGCAAGGTTTTGATGCCATGGGGCGCGCCCATCGGCACCGGCTTGGGCCTGAATAATATCTACGGTCTGCGCAGCCTGCGCGCCCATTTTCCCGATACGCCACTGGTCGTGGATGCAGGTCTTGGACTGCCCTCCCATGCGGCCCAAGCGATGGAATTGGGCTATGACGCGGTTTTGTTGAACACAGCCGTTTCAAAAGCGGGCGATCCAGCGGCGATGGCGCGCGCCTTTGCTCTGGCGGTCGAAGCAGGCGCGCTGGCCGCCGGTGCTGATCCCATGGATGCACGCGACATGGCGGCGCCGTCCACGCCCGTCTTTGGAAAGGCCATGCTATGA
- the thiS gene encoding sulfur carrier protein ThiS, with amino-acid sequence MKIIVNGEALETGALTLVALLDALGKGEAKVATSLNETFVSKHQRAEHTLQEGDRVEIVAPRQGG; translated from the coding sequence ATGAAGATCATCGTGAACGGTGAAGCACTTGAGACCGGCGCGCTCACACTGGTCGCGCTCTTGGATGCCCTGGGGAAGGGTGAGGCCAAGGTGGCCACCTCGCTCAACGAGACGTTCGTGTCCAAGCATCAGCGCGCAGAACATACTCTGCAAGAGGGGGACCGCGTTGAAATCGTGGCCCCTCGACAAGGAGGATAG
- a CDS encoding FAD-dependent oxidoreductase, producing the protein MSGPFTILGGGVCGLAVAAELSSRGAQVTLIDPKGAPGDHACSWWAGGMLAPDCEGVSAEPEIVRQGRKAARWWESQGGIVHHEGTLVVALNRDQSDLATFARRAPTATSLSKTQIAECEPLLAERYSKALFLADEGHLDPRATLTALHARLEQRGVGFGGNIKGQVIDCRGLAARDTLTDLRGVKGEMLVVRCPDATLSRPVRLLHPRFPLYIVPRGDSVFMLGATQIETGERGRATLRSVMELMNAAYALHPAFGEAELLEIGVDARPAFPDNQPRIRRIGDVIYVNGLFRHGFLLAPAVAQMTSDLLLKGKIPEVWYEDHRER; encoded by the coding sequence GTGAGCGGCCCATTCACCATTCTGGGCGGCGGCGTTTGCGGGTTGGCAGTGGCGGCAGAATTGTCGTCACGCGGCGCGCAGGTCACGCTCATTGATCCCAAAGGCGCGCCGGGCGATCATGCCTGTTCTTGGTGGGCGGGCGGCATGCTGGCGCCCGATTGCGAAGGCGTGAGCGCAGAGCCCGAGATCGTGCGCCAAGGCCGCAAAGCTGCAAGGTGGTGGGAAAGCCAAGGCGGGATTGTACATCACGAGGGCACGCTCGTTGTCGCACTTAATCGCGATCAAAGCGATCTGGCAACTTTTGCGCGCCGCGCGCCGACCGCGACATCGCTGTCAAAAACGCAGATCGCTGAGTGCGAGCCGCTTTTGGCCGAACGCTATTCCAAGGCGCTATTCTTGGCAGATGAGGGACATCTTGACCCTCGCGCGACACTGACCGCGCTGCATGCGCGGTTGGAGCAAAGAGGCGTGGGGTTTGGCGGTAACATCAAAGGTCAGGTGATTGACTGCCGCGGGCTTGCTGCGCGCGATACCCTCACAGATTTGCGCGGCGTGAAGGGCGAGATGCTTGTGGTCCGCTGCCCCGACGCGACGCTGTCGCGCCCCGTCCGACTGCTTCATCCGCGATTCCCGCTGTATATCGTGCCGCGTGGCGACAGTGTCTTCATGTTGGGCGCGACCCAGATCGAAACCGGCGAACGCGGGCGCGCGACGCTGCGGTCTGTTATGGAATTGATGAATGCGGCCTACGCCCTGCACCCCGCTTTTGGTGAGGCAGAGCTGTTGGAAATTGGCGTTGATGCGCGCCCTGCCTTTCCAGACAACCAACCGCGCATCCGGCGGATTGGTGATGTGATTTATGTAAATGGTCTGTTTCGGCACGGTTTTCTGCTTGCACCTGCAGTGGCGCAGATGACCTCGGACCTGTTGCTAAAGGGCAAGATACCGGAGGTTTGGTATGAAGATCATCGTGAACGGTGA
- the thiD gene encoding bifunctional hydroxymethylpyrimidine kinase/phosphomethylpyrimidine kinase, which yields MVAKALTIAGSDSGGGAGIQADLKAFSAMGVYAASVVTAVTAQNTNAVTAIHPIPDEVVAAQIKAVLDDIDIDVVKIGMLGTPSLIATVADALAGYDGPVVLDPVMVAKSGDTLLADSAINALKSSLFGRATLLTPNLPEAAKLVGEGSTQSQASALLELGVGAVLMKGGHADAETCTDHLVWQTGTQAFSAPRVNTRNTHGTGCSYSSAIAAGLAQGMALSDAVSRAHTWLHQAILRADELHVGRGHGPVHHFHAFWK from the coding sequence GTGGTAGCAAAGGCGTTAACGATTGCTGGCTCCGACTCTGGTGGTGGGGCTGGTATTCAGGCCGATCTCAAGGCTTTTTCCGCAATGGGTGTTTATGCTGCTTCTGTTGTGACGGCGGTTACCGCACAGAACACCAATGCTGTCACAGCCATTCATCCGATCCCGGATGAGGTCGTTGCTGCGCAGATAAAAGCCGTTCTGGATGATATCGATATTGACGTGGTCAAGATCGGAATGCTGGGCACACCGTCGCTGATTGCAACGGTGGCGGATGCGCTGGCGGGCTATGATGGGCCAGTTGTGCTTGATCCCGTGATGGTTGCTAAATCAGGCGATACTCTGCTGGCCGATAGCGCGATAAATGCGTTGAAATCTTCACTTTTCGGACGCGCGACCCTGCTTACACCCAACCTACCTGAAGCAGCGAAACTGGTCGGCGAGGGCAGCACGCAGTCGCAGGCGTCCGCCCTTCTCGAACTTGGCGTCGGTGCAGTTTTGATGAAAGGCGGACATGCCGACGCAGAGACCTGCACCGATCATCTTGTCTGGCAAACGGGAACGCAAGCCTTCTCGGCCCCACGAGTGAATACCCGCAACACCCACGGCACGGGATGTTCCTATTCCTCTGCAATCGCTGCGGGCCTGGCGCAGGGTATGGCGTTGAGTGATGCGGTATCGCGTGCGCACACCTGGCTACATCAAGCGATTTTGCGTGCCGATGAATTGCACGTCGGGCGGGGTCATGGGCCCGTTCATCACTTTCATGCGTTTTGGAAGTGA
- a CDS encoding LysR family transcriptional regulator — MNWQAISFDWNQVRAFLATAEEGSFSGAARVLKTTQPTIGRQIGALEEALGVTLVERSVRGLTLTEAGRDLIDHTRTMGEAATLISMVADGKSQEVSGEVTVTGTDLLSAAILPGVLKPLRQTASGIRVRIHASSEMQNLTQREADIAIRHVRPDQPDLIARHLGDFRANLYAATDYLDRAGRPHTPRDVATLDFVGNADPERLMAPLHNMGVPVRAESFVMSSESGVVAWELVKAGYGVSMQPETLGEAEPGLEKVLSDFPSLEFPIWLVTHRELQTSRRIRIVFDLLARGLTDVAKRRGSGD; from the coding sequence ATGAACTGGCAGGCTATCTCCTTCGATTGGAATCAGGTGCGCGCCTTCCTCGCGACAGCTGAGGAGGGCTCGTTCAGCGGCGCGGCGCGCGTGTTGAAGACAACGCAGCCGACGATAGGACGGCAGATCGGTGCGTTGGAGGAGGCACTTGGCGTGACGCTGGTGGAGCGCAGCGTCCGTGGTCTTACCTTGACGGAAGCAGGGCGCGACCTGATTGATCACACGCGTACCATGGGTGAGGCTGCGACGCTCATCTCGATGGTGGCCGACGGTAAATCACAGGAAGTCTCGGGTGAAGTTACTGTAACGGGCACAGACCTCTTGTCCGCAGCAATCCTGCCCGGCGTACTCAAGCCGTTGCGACAGACGGCGTCCGGCATCCGCGTCCGCATCCATGCATCAAGCGAGATGCAGAATTTGACACAGCGCGAGGCGGACATCGCGATACGCCACGTCCGCCCAGATCAGCCGGACCTGATTGCACGGCATTTGGGCGACTTTCGCGCCAATCTCTATGCCGCGACTGACTATCTTGATCGCGCAGGTCGCCCGCATACGCCGCGTGATGTGGCGACCCTCGATTTCGTCGGAAATGCTGATCCTGAGCGCTTGATGGCCCCGCTGCATAACATGGGCGTGCCCGTTCGCGCAGAGAGCTTTGTGATGTCGAGCGAGAGCGGTGTCGTCGCATGGGAATTGGTAAAAGCGGGCTATGGCGTCTCGATGCAGCCCGAAACGTTAGGTGAGGCTGAACCGGGCTTAGAAAAGGTCTTGTCGGATTTCCCCTCGCTTGAGTTTCCAATCTGGCTGGTTACCCATCGGGAGTTACAGACCAGCCGCCGTATCCGGATCGTATTCGACCTGCTGGCTCGGGGTCTCACGGACGTTGCGAAGCGCCGAGGTAGCGGCGATTGA
- a CDS encoding class I SAM-dependent DNA methyltransferase produces MTAEAFWDRHAPKYANKPIADVSAYKEKLDCVTALLRPTDRVLEIGCGTGGTASKIAPVVAHVTATDLSAEMIRIARSRSGGDGAGKPEFLQAEAAQHIPGQPFEIICAFSLLHLVDDIPTVLDAAFHQMKTGGHFISKTVCLKDAPGWMRAMVRVLMAVRIAPNVIILSSAELTRHLIRAGFEIEQTRYFGKNRLSPFIVARKPA; encoded by the coding sequence ATGACTGCCGAAGCCTTCTGGGACCGGCATGCGCCCAAGTACGCGAATAAGCCTATCGCTGATGTCTCCGCCTACAAAGAAAAGCTGGATTGCGTCACCGCGCTTCTTCGACCGACCGATCGGGTTCTTGAAATCGGCTGCGGGACAGGCGGCACGGCGAGCAAGATCGCGCCTGTCGTCGCTCATGTGACCGCAACCGACCTCTCTGCCGAGATGATCCGGATCGCCCGATCACGATCAGGCGGAGATGGCGCGGGAAAACCGGAATTCCTTCAGGCGGAGGCGGCGCAGCACATTCCTGGCCAACCGTTCGAGATCATTTGCGCGTTCAGCCTGCTGCATCTGGTGGATGACATACCCACCGTGCTGGATGCAGCATTCCACCAAATGAAAACCGGCGGTCACTTCATTTCAAAAACGGTTTGCCTGAAGGACGCGCCGGGCTGGATGCGAGCCATGGTTCGCGTGCTCATGGCCGTGCGGATCGCGCCTAATGTGATCATCTTGAGCAGCGCTGAGTTGACCCGGCACCTGATCCGGGCCGGGTTCGAAATCGAGCAGACGCGGTACTTCGGAAAGAACCGACTGAGCCCCTTTATCGTCGCGCGCAAGCCCGCCTGA
- a CDS encoding DUF2306 domain-containing protein, whose protein sequence is MHIISRREWAFLALVFLYSFIPAVVGLIRLPELLGAPAIIPSNPRAVIDPLPITLHILGSSVFCLVGAVQFLPSLRRYRPALHRTLGRIVAAAGCISALTGLWMTVAYAFPDALQGPLLYAGRVTLSLAMVAFIAWAIVAIRSRKVAAHRAAMLRAYAIGQGASTQTALFLCAMAFFDTELQGFARDLLMVGAWTINLAIAELLIRRTFAARTSDAVI, encoded by the coding sequence ATGCACATTATCAGCCGTCGCGAATGGGCGTTCCTTGCCCTCGTGTTCCTCTACTCTTTCATCCCGGCAGTCGTCGGTCTGATCCGGCTTCCGGAACTTCTCGGCGCTCCAGCGATCATCCCGTCTAACCCGCGTGCGGTGATCGATCCCCTCCCGATCACATTGCATATCCTCGGCAGTTCAGTTTTCTGCCTTGTGGGGGCTGTTCAGTTCCTGCCGAGCCTGAGGCGCTACCGCCCTGCCCTGCACAGGACGCTCGGGCGGATCGTGGCAGCAGCAGGGTGCATCAGCGCACTCACCGGTCTCTGGATGACCGTGGCCTATGCATTTCCCGACGCCCTGCAGGGACCACTGCTTTACGCGGGAAGGGTCACGCTCAGCCTCGCGATGGTCGCCTTTATCGCATGGGCGATCGTTGCAATCCGGTCGCGAAAAGTCGCCGCGCACCGCGCTGCGATGTTGCGCGCCTATGCCATCGGCCAGGGCGCCTCAACGCAGACCGCGCTCTTTCTGTGCGCGATGGCCTTCTTTGACACCGAACTGCAGGGATTTGCACGAGACCTTCTGATGGTTGGGGCGTGGACCATCAACCTTGCGATTGCGGAACTTCTAATCCGCCGCACCTTTGCGGCGCGCACATCCGACGCCGTGATTTGA
- a CDS encoding DUF6326 family protein produces the protein MLLNIIFHDTHQFVLASHIEMLLTGLYNGIEIAEGLLLLGGFLVQLAIAMVLSSLPLTRRVGRSVTFLAAIVTTGTLLSSPPTDMDDTFPFVIELAAIVGILWTAWTWPKHEHAVPQSDASSS, from the coding sequence ATATTACTCAACATCATCTTTCACGACACTCACCAGTTTGTCCTCGCGTCCCATATCGAGATGCTGCTGACAGGCCTCTACAACGGCATCGAGATCGCCGAAGGGCTGCTGCTTCTGGGCGGTTTCCTCGTCCAATTGGCGATTGCGATGGTGCTCTCTTCTCTCCCGCTAACCCGCAGGGTCGGTCGTTCTGTCACCTTTCTTGCAGCGATCGTCACGACGGGTACTCTCCTTTCCTCGCCCCCCACCGACATGGATGACACCTTTCCCTTCGTCATCGAGCTGGCAGCCATTGTTGGGATCCTCTGGACCGCGTGGACGTGGCCCAAGCATGAACATGCCGTGCCGCAATCTGACGCAAGTTCTTCGTAA
- a CDS encoding aldo/keto reductase, which translates to MTNSKENINQNRRAFLAGIPATAATVALGASQVAAQTSPRVATGRRLLGNLEVSERGLGVQNMHRTFYTIVPDRDEMIRLIRSANKHGVTFFDCAEVYGPFACERILGEAMVPFRNDIQVTTKFGFGVDPETGVWDFAVTSQPERFRRPVEGSLKRLGTDRIDLLYQHRVDQRILIDEATGLIASKTLGLGVLGRFPIRGVEGQQDTYTVA; encoded by the coding sequence ATGACAAACTCGAAGGAAAACATCAATCAAAACCGCCGTGCCTTTCTCGCCGGTATTCCAGCCACTGCGGCAACCGTTGCACTGGGCGCATCGCAGGTTGCCGCCCAAACATCGCCACGCGTTGCCACCGGACGCAGACTGTTGGGAAATCTGGAAGTGTCCGAGCGGGGGCTTGGCGTCCAGAACATGCACCGGACGTTCTACACCATCGTGCCGGACCGTGACGAGATGATCCGCTTGATCCGGTCAGCCAATAAGCATGGGGTGACCTTCTTTGATTGTGCAGAAGTCTATGGACCCTTCGCGTGCGAACGCATCCTTGGAGAGGCCATGGTACCGTTTCGCAATGACATTCAGGTCACCACCAAGTTTGGCTTTGGCGTCGACCCCGAAACTGGTGTGTGGGACTTTGCAGTCACAAGCCAGCCAGAGCGTTTTCGTCGCCCCGTTGAAGGGTCGTTGAAACGTCTTGGCACGGATCGCATTGATCTGCTGTACCAGCACCGCGTTGACCAGCGCATACTCATAGACGAGGCGACTGGCCTCATCGCAAGCAAGACGCTGGGGCTAGGTGTTTTGGGCCGATTTCCGATCCGCGGCGTTGAAGGTCAGCAAGACACTTATACCGTTGCATGA
- a CDS encoding helix-turn-helix domain-containing protein — translation MKFGQTLTEARRRFRASQTQLSALSGISQRQISFLESGRAVPRRQTVDKLAEALALNYEDAAPLYAAAGFLHWNARVEWSDVAFDEIRSPVAAVLQKQEPYPAYAVNRAGDILTSNQAFCSLVTQALGKGGVQDRLRRNIYDLTLSPDGIGRFLLNPEQVVPHVLRRLNMAALISADARHVLDRNQQTPLARKYAPRSREPMRGMPVFPERYRINTAEIGLIAITASFGSPEDAVAQEIQIEFFLPSDKTTFDWLSA, via the coding sequence TTGAAATTCGGGCAAACCCTCACCGAAGCTAGACGCCGGTTTCGCGCCTCTCAGACTCAGCTTTCGGCGCTGTCGGGGATTTCTCAACGACAGATCAGTTTTTTGGAAAGTGGCCGTGCAGTCCCAAGACGGCAGACCGTCGACAAATTAGCTGAGGCGTTGGCACTTAATTACGAAGACGCTGCTCCGCTGTATGCAGCTGCCGGATTTCTTCATTGGAACGCTCGGGTCGAATGGTCAGATGTTGCATTTGACGAAATACGCTCACCGGTCGCCGCTGTCCTTCAAAAGCAGGAGCCCTACCCAGCCTATGCTGTTAATCGCGCTGGTGATATCCTGACATCCAATCAGGCGTTCTGCTCTCTGGTAACTCAAGCGCTTGGAAAGGGCGGTGTGCAGGACAGGCTGCGCAGAAACATCTACGATTTGACACTATCGCCCGATGGAATTGGACGCTTTCTTTTGAACCCAGAACAGGTAGTCCCGCATGTGTTGCGCCGTCTTAACATGGCCGCTCTCATAAGCGCTGACGCCAGACATGTTTTAGACAGGAACCAGCAGACCCCGCTTGCCCGAAAATATGCACCGCGATCACGCGAACCCATGCGAGGAATGCCTGTATTTCCGGAACGATACCGGATCAATACCGCCGAAATCGGGCTGATTGCCATCACGGCCAGTTTTGGTAGTCCAGAAGATGCGGTTGCTCAAGAAATCCAGATTGAGTTCTTTCTGCCTTCAGATAAGACCACGTTTGATTGGCTGTCAGCCTGA